A stretch of DNA from Paenibacillus albus:
GTTGACGATGACCGGACGCATTGGATCGATCGCCTTGGTCAGATGGTAGATCGCCTCCGTGAACTGCTGCTGCCGCTTGTCGGAGAAGACATTGCCGATCCCCCACGACTCGTTGAACGGCACCCAAGTCACGATGCTCGGATGGTTATATTGCTGGCGTACAATCTCCAGCCACTCGCGCGTAAACCGGTCAACCGCCTCGTCGTTGTACTCATACGTCGCGGCTGCCTCCGACCATACGAGCAGACCCTTCACGTCGCACCAATACAGGAAGCGAGCATCCTCGATCTTCTGGTGCTTGCGCACGCCGTTGTAGCCCATTGCCATAATCGCGTCGATATCCGCGATAATCGCCTCTTCAGACGGCGGCGTCAAGCCACTCTCCGTCCAATAGCCTTGGTCGAGGATCAACCGCTGGTAAAGCTGGTCATAGTTCAGCATAACTTTGCCGTTCACAATGGAAACCTTGCGCAGCCCGAAATACGAGCCCACACGGTCGACGACCCGCTCGCCTTGGCGCAGCACGAACTCCACTTCATACAGCTTCGGGTTCTGCGGGCTCCAATATTCGACTCTCCATTCCCGCTTCTCGCTGATCAAATCAATCGTTCCAGAGAAGGCCGCACGATCGACCAGTTGAGTCGTTTCTTTAATTAACTCCCCTTCCATGCTGATGGAAGTCGTAAGCCGCAGCGGTTCCGCTCCTGTTCCGTTTGCAATACGATAGTCGAAACGAACGGAGTTCGCGTCAACGTCCGGCGTCATCTTCACGGTTTGCACGTGATTCGCGTCGACGTATTCCAGCCACACCGTCTGCCAAATCCCCGTCGTTTGTACGTACCAGCAGCCAAAATTCGCTCCGCGCCAGCGCTGCTTGCCCCGCGGCTGCGTGCCACTCTCCGTGTCTTCCGCTCGCACGACGACTTCGGCCGCTTCGCCCGGCTTTAAGTAGGACGTCACGTCGAACGAGAAAGCAGCGTACGCACCTTCGTGGCTGCCCACGTATTCACCGTTGACCCATACTTTTGCCAGATAGTCTACCCCTTGAAAATGCAGCAGAACCCGCTTGCCCCGCTGCTCCGCAGGCACCTCGAACGTCCGGCGGTACCAGACATAGGGGTGAGCAGTCTCGTCTGCGATGCCGCTCGCCTTGGTTTCGTACGAGAAAGGCACTTCAATGCGAAGCTCGCCGGGAAACGCCTCGAACCAGCGCTTTGCTTCTCCTTCATTCGCGTCGTCGAACCGGAAGTCCCACGTTCCGTTCAGATTGAGCCAATCTTGACGGACGAACTGGGGCCGCGGATAATCCGCACGGTATATGCTGAGTGTCATCATTGTCACCTTGCCTCTTTATGAAATAAGTGCTGCAGTCAGCAGATAATTAATCGATTATGATTTCGGTTAAGAATGAACCCGGAACGCGCTAAACCGCGCGCTGCCGCCAGCCGACTTAAATCCAACTCGGCCATGTAGGAATGCCGAATCGCTGTCATCGACAAAAGAAATAAGCGGCTCTGCGCTTGCTCCACCGGCATACACGGCGATCCTATCACCTGCCGCCACGACTTTCAGATGAATAATCTCGCCTGGCTTCGGCAGTACCATATTAGCGTCCGCGAGCGGCGTCGTGTCGTAATGATGCTTCGCCAGATGAACGCCTTGAGCATCGACATAGGCGAAGTAGCCAAGCAAGAAGTCGTTGCGATTCTGATTCAGCTCGCTGCCACTCGCCGGCTCGGTCGCACGGACAAGAATGCCCGCCTGCCCGCCCTCCTCCGGCACGGCAACGTCGGCTTCGACCGTATAATCGGTCCAGCCGTTCTCTCCGGTCAGAATCTTGCCATCTTCATCCGAAGTGACGCGCAGCTGTCCATCCTTCACCGACCAGACGCCTTCGTAGCGCGTCCAACCAGGAATGAACTTAACGCCGAAGTCATCCGTCTTGTCTACCACCAGCGCATAAGGAGATGCCGAGATCCAAGCGGCATCAAGCGTACCGCTTACAACCTCGAGCGTCAGCCGGTGATTCCCCGCCGCTAGCTTGATACCATGGGCCGAGACTGTCTGCCAAGCGCCGGAGACGCCTGACGGCTTCACCTTCAACTCGCCGACGACCGGCTTGCCGTCCTCGCTCAAACGGAGGCTAGCACCTTGCCCGGCTGCGGCAACGCGGAAGTCAAAGCTGAAGATGCCGCTGTCAGCCAAGTTGACGCGATAGGTCAACGGCTTCGACGCGTCGAGCTTTGTTACCGCAAGCCCGCCTGCGCCATCGCCCGCCAATCCGGACGCACGGGCAGCACCGTCCTCATCCTGAAACGCGTTCACGCGTCCAGGAAGCGGTGCATAAGCCAAGCCTGCCGAGCTGCCGTCAACAGCATTACTGAACGCGATGTATCCGAAGGACGCATCAGCGTTCTCTACCGCGTAACCGATCGCTCCCGCGCCGGCCTCGGTCGGCAGCTCTGCCGTCAACAGCTTCATGCCTTCTGCGTAGATGGTAAGCGCGCTGCCTGCTTTCTCGACCCGCAGCATTTGCAGCTGTGCGAGATCGAGATTGCCTGGCACAGCCGACGAAGCCTTCATCGTTTCTACGCCGTCTTTAATGTAACGCGCTTCCAGCTTGCCATCGGCCGTGTTCCATGTCGCGATTCCGTAATTGTTCTTATCCACATACGAGAACACGACGCCTGCCTTCCCCCGCTTACCGGAGGACAGACGAACGTGATATTCCGCGGTGTAGCTGTCTTCCGTCTTCGCCTTCGCCACGAGCATCGACAATCCGGACTCACCGACACCCTTCGCGGCGAGCCCCTGTCCCTGCCCTTGACCAGCATCTATCGCCCACTTCGCGTCGCCTCTGCTCACCCAGCCTTTGCCGAGCTTCTCACGGGCGAACCGATCGGAGAACGCTGGCAGCGCAGGCGCCTCTTGTTTCGACGATGTCGGACCCGCCACTTGCAGCAGATCGCCGTCCCAGACGATCCGGTCGAGATTCATGTGCCGCAGCGGACCCACGACGCCGTGTCCTTCGAGATTGTGATAAATCATATATTGCGTGTCCAGGTCCGGCCCCGTGACGACAGAGTTATGTCCGAGCCCGACGGTCGCCCCTTCCGTCCGCAGCAGAACAGGATTGTTCGGCTGCGATTGGAAGTTCTGCAGCGGCGAATCGCCAACCGCTGCGTCTACGCGATATCCGGAGCTGAACACATGGTTGCCCGTATAGGTCATGTAGTACTTGCCATGACGCTTGAATACGGTCGGTCCTTCCGTCCAGCCGCCCATGAAGGCTCCCGTCTGCACCTCATCCGGTGCGACAGTCAGCGGATCGGTCATCGGCGCGGCTTGAATGCCCATGGTCCCGGCATAGTAGAAGTACCATTGTCCGTCGTCGTCCACGAACATCGTGCCGTCGATGGTGCGACCGAAGTTATCGGTCGCGATCTTGAACGGCCCCGTCGGCTTGTCGGCAACGAGGGCGTAATGCCCCTGTCCGGCCGGCGACGTGTACATGTAGAACTTGCCGTTCCAATAGCGCACTTCCGGCGCGTAGGCTGCCGTTGTCAGCGGATCCTCCGTGCATAAGCCTTCGTATTTCCAGTCGACAAGATCGCCGGAAGACCATACCTTCACACCTGCGTCCGTATCGCGCGTGCTGACATAGAGATAATAAGTGCCGTTATAAGCAAATACGAACGGGTCGCCCAGTCCGTATTCACCCCATTCATCTTGCAGACTAATCGGATTCGTATACGTGCGGACCGCCGCCATTTCGCCTGCCTCCGGCTTTCCGCCGTTGTTTCCGTCGCAGCCAGCCGCGACGAGTCCCAGCAGAATAAGCAGCGGTCCCGCCCATTTCAAGCGTCCCATGCGGACACCCCTCCGTTCACCTGGTTTATCGACCCGTCACGATGCGGCGGATCTGTTCCAGCGGAAGCTTCGGCTTCCTGTCATAGGTCAGTAAGCCGTTAATCTCCTGCTCCACGTCGGTCAACTGTGTATAGCAGAAGCCTTGCACGAGCGGCGCTTCACGAAGCGGCTCCACGACGTTGCGCAGCCGTTCTTCAAAGTCAGCCTCATCCTTAGCGCCGGAGTAACCCCATCCTTCCCAATCGCCTTTCTGGAAGGAGATGCCGCCGAACTCGGTGACGAGCAGCGGCTGGCCTTCGTATGGGAAGCTAGGCACGAGAACCCAGCGATTACCCGGACGGGCTGCGAGCGCCTTGTCAATCGACGAATAACGGTCAGTCAACACCTCGCGGCGCCATTCGTAATCATGAATCGTGACGAGATCCGTCTTCACAAGCTCCCAGCCGTCATTGGAGATGACCGGACGCGTCGGGTCGAGCGACTTGGTCATGTGGTACATCGCAAGTGCATGCTGCTGCTGCTGTTCGTCAACGAGAATGTTAACGACGCCCCAGCTTTCATTGATCGGTACCCAGGCAACGAGGCACGGATGGTTGTAGTCGCGTTCCACCGCTTCAATCCATTCGCGAGTGACGCGGCCGACATACGGCTCGGAGAAATGGTACGCATTGGCCATCTCCCCCCACACGAGCAGACCAAGGCGGTCCGCCCAATACAGGTAACGCGGGTCTTCGATCTTCTGGTGCTTGCGTGCACCGTTAAAGCCCATCTCCTTCGTCAGCTCAACGTCGCGCTTCAGCGCTTCATCGCTCGGAGCGGTTAAGAGACCTTCCGGAAAATACCCTTGGTCAAGCACGAGTCGCATCTCATACGGCCGGTTATTTAGCAGTACGACGCCGTCTTCAATGGAAATTTTGCGCATGCCGAAATAGCTGTCTACGCGGTCGGTTTCCGTCCCGTTCACGAGCAGCGTCAAGCGCAGGTCGTAAAGGCTCGGCTTCTCCGGCGTCCACCAGCGGCCGAGGCCATGGTCATTGAAATCGTGAAGACTGATGATCCGCGTCTCTGCGCTGCGCATAACGCGGAATGTGTCTTCCGAGATGACTTCCCCATCGAATGAGACCGTCGCACGCAAGGAGATGTCGGCTCCCGGCTGCAAGCCGGCAACGAACGCTTGGAGCTTCAGCTGATTATGGTCGATATCAGGCGTCAGGCGAATCCGTCCGATATGTGCTTCAGCAACCGGCTCCAGCCATACGGATTGCCAAATACCTGTCGTGCGTGTATAGAAAATGCCGGCGGACTTCTCTTCCCAGAACTGCTTGCCGCGCGGCAGCGTTACATCCTTGCTGTAATCGACCGCCTTAACGACGACGACGTTCTCGCCATCTTGCAGCGCCTCCGTGACGTCAGCCTTGAACGGCGTATGGCCGCCCTCGTGCGCCATCACGAACTTGCCGTTTACCCAAACCCGGCACTCATAGTCGACGGCACCGAAATGAAGCACGATCCGCTTGCCAGCGTAATCAGCAGGCAGTGAGAACGAACGACGATACCAGACCGTGTCGTGGAACGCCGTGTCAGCGATGCCGCTCAGCTCA
This window harbors:
- a CDS encoding family 43 glycosylhydrolase, encoding MGRLKWAGPLLILLGLVAAGCDGNNGGKPEAGEMAAVRTYTNPISLQDEWGEYGLGDPFVFAYNGTYYLYVSTRDTDAGVKVWSSGDLVDWKYEGLCTEDPLTTAAYAPEVRYWNGKFYMYTSPAGQGHYALVADKPTGPFKIATDNFGRTIDGTMFVDDDGQWYFYYAGTMGIQAAPMTDPLTVAPDEVQTGAFMGGWTEGPTVFKRHGKYYMTYTGNHVFSSGYRVDAAVGDSPLQNFQSQPNNPVLLRTEGATVGLGHNSVVTGPDLDTQYMIYHNLEGHGVVGPLRHMNLDRIVWDGDLLQVAGPTSSKQEAPALPAFSDRFAREKLGKGWVSRGDAKWAIDAGQGQGQGLAAKGVGESGLSMLVAKAKTEDSYTAEYHVRLSSGKRGKAGVVFSYVDKNNYGIATWNTADGKLEARYIKDGVETMKASSAVPGNLDLAQLQMLRVEKAGSALTIYAEGMKLLTAELPTEAGAGAIGYAVENADASFGYIAFSNAVDGSSAGLAYAPLPGRVNAFQDEDGAARASGLAGDGAGGLAVTKLDASKPLTYRVNLADSGIFSFDFRVAAAGQGASLRLSEDGKPVVGELKVKPSGVSGAWQTVSAHGIKLAAGNHRLTLEVVSGTLDAAWISASPYALVVDKTDDFGVKFIPGWTRYEGVWSVKDGQLRVTSDEDGKILTGENGWTDYTVEADVAVPEEGGQAGILVRATEPASGSELNQNRNDFLLGYFAYVDAQGVHLAKHHYDTTPLADANMVLPKPGEIIHLKVVAAGDRIAVYAGGASAEPLISFVDDSDSAFLHGRVGFKSAGGSARFSAFRVHS
- a CDS encoding glycoside hydrolase family 2 protein, producing MTLSIYRADYPRPQFVRQDWLNLNGTWDFRFDDANEGEAKRWFEAFPGELRIEVPFSYETKASGIADETAHPYVWYRRTFEVPAEQRGKRVLLHFQGVDYLAKVWVNGEYVGSHEGAYAAFSFDVTSYLKPGEAAEVVVRAEDTESGTQPRGKQRWRGANFGCWYVQTTGIWQTVWLEYVDANHVQTVKMTPDVDANSVRFDYRIANGTGAEPLRLTTSISMEGELIKETTQLVDRAAFSGTIDLISEKREWRVEYWSPQNPKLYEVEFVLRQGERVVDRVGSYFGLRKVSIVNGKVMLNYDQLYQRLILDQGYWTESGLTPPSEEAIIADIDAIMAMGYNGVRKHQKIEDARFLYWCDVKGLLVWSEAAATYEYNDEAVDRFTREWLEIVRQQYNHPSIVTWVPFNESWGIGNVFSDKRQQQFTEAIYHLTKAIDPMRPVIVNDGWEHTVSDILTLHDYEESGDKFLARYRDLDGIAGNELAFNNHRFAMAQGYVYRGQPIIISEFGGIAFRDEKGWGYGNQVDGEEAFVARFRSITQAIKDTEGVCGYCYTQVTDVQQEINGLLTEDRKPKIPLETIRAINLA
- a CDS encoding glycoside hydrolase family 2 protein, giving the protein MVQAKRLRDEYPRPQFVREKWLNLNGEWEFAFDDAESGERDGWHEGATEFPARIAVPFCYQSELSGIADTAFHDTVWYRRSFSLPADYAGKRIVLHFGAVDYECRVWVNGKFVMAHEGGHTPFKADVTEALQDGENVVVVKAVDYSKDVTLPRGKQFWEEKSAGIFYTRTTGIWQSVWLEPVAEAHIGRIRLTPDIDHNQLKLQAFVAGLQPGADISLRATVSFDGEVISEDTFRVMRSAETRIISLHDFNDHGLGRWWTPEKPSLYDLRLTLLVNGTETDRVDSYFGMRKISIEDGVVLLNNRPYEMRLVLDQGYFPEGLLTAPSDEALKRDVELTKEMGFNGARKHQKIEDPRYLYWADRLGLLVWGEMANAYHFSEPYVGRVTREWIEAVERDYNHPCLVAWVPINESWGVVNILVDEQQQQHALAMYHMTKSLDPTRPVISNDGWELVKTDLVTIHDYEWRREVLTDRYSSIDKALAARPGNRWVLVPSFPYEGQPLLVTEFGGISFQKGDWEGWGYSGAKDEADFEERLRNVVEPLREAPLVQGFCYTQLTDVEQEINGLLTYDRKPKLPLEQIRRIVTGR